The following are encoded in a window of Parachlamydiales bacterium genomic DNA:
- a CDS encoding 3-deoxy-D-manno-octulosonic acid transferase codes for MFRWIYQACFAGVLCSYLPKAVYDSIKTGKYQTSYKKKLGNDLPINKDPSQPIIWLHAVSMGETRAIVRLAKLFKQRHPEYALLISSTTETGHAEAKRSMPFADYFIYLPLDFPYFLKDAMKQFPPAIVLMSESDIWWNFLRMAKKAGAKIGIVNGKLSERSASRLNFIPSVGKRLYENIDLCCAQSKEYSERFKTLDIPQITITGNTKFDFDAVKTEPLLKLAPETELVVLGSTHPREEEALLSQLAPLLKERANLKLVIVPRHPERFDAVYKMLETYQVPLQRYSNFDQDQPWRILLIDAMGILGQIYRQATVAVVCGSFTPGVGGHNIVEPCLAGTPVLFGPYMETQKELVNIVKQYGTGKQSSVEEFTKDLNTILDDKQKREELKTNCAAMVKEIQGATERTYQALSLWLKESAHV; via the coding sequence ATGTTCAGATGGATCTATCAAGCCTGCTTTGCAGGAGTATTATGTTCGTATTTACCAAAAGCTGTTTATGATTCCATTAAAACCGGTAAATATCAAACTTCCTATAAAAAGAAGCTTGGAAATGACCTGCCTATCAATAAGGATCCGTCACAACCCATCATCTGGTTGCATGCCGTTTCCATGGGAGAAACCCGTGCAATTGTTCGGTTAGCTAAATTATTCAAACAACGTCACCCTGAGTATGCTCTCCTTATCTCCTCTACGACTGAGACCGGGCATGCAGAAGCTAAAAGATCCATGCCTTTTGCAGATTACTTCATATATCTCCCGTTAGATTTTCCCTACTTTTTGAAAGACGCTATGAAGCAATTCCCGCCAGCAATAGTGCTCATGAGCGAGTCGGATATATGGTGGAATTTCCTTAGAATGGCTAAAAAAGCCGGTGCCAAAATCGGGATTGTCAATGGCAAGCTATCCGAACGTTCAGCTAGCCGTTTAAACTTTATTCCTAGCGTAGGGAAACGATTATATGAAAATATCGATTTATGCTGTGCTCAGTCCAAGGAATACTCCGAAAGATTCAAGACGTTGGATATTCCCCAAATCACCATTACGGGTAATACGAAATTCGATTTTGATGCAGTAAAGACGGAGCCTCTTTTAAAACTGGCACCCGAAACTGAATTGGTTGTGTTAGGATCAACACATCCACGTGAAGAGGAAGCTTTGTTAAGTCAACTTGCTCCCTTGCTAAAAGAGCGGGCAAATCTAAAATTAGTCATCGTTCCGCGCCATCCCGAACGCTTTGATGCCGTTTACAAAATGTTAGAAACTTATCAAGTTCCACTGCAACGATATTCTAATTTTGATCAAGATCAACCCTGGCGTATATTGTTAATTGATGCCATGGGCATTCTTGGACAAATTTATCGCCAAGCAACAGTAGCGGTAGTTTGCGGAAGCTTCACTCCCGGGGTGGGTGGTCATAATATTGTGGAACCCTGTTTAGCCGGAACACCCGTCTTGTTCGGACCGTACATGGAAACACAAAAAGAACTCGTTAACATTGTTAAACAGTATGGTACAGGCAAACAATCCTCTGTCGAAGAGTTTACGAAAGACCTTAACACAATTTTAGACGATAAGCAGAAAAGGGAAGAGTTGAAAACGAATTGCGCCGCCATGGTCAAAGAGATCCAGGGAGCTACCGAACGTACTTATCAAGCTTTATCACTCTGGCTTAAGGAATCTGCACATGTATGA
- a CDS encoding type II CAAX endopeptidase family protein: MYEEALPYFIFSVWAVLALYIAISRGGLRRIYPRDERPLAAVFVPLTLAAFFLYILFQGVLIPLIARLFICKEDICIASNGLLTIISDIGIVASALAVTALSLLPPIRHTIWGEGNYLVKFLRGARWWLFVYPIAVIFSSIIKLILHLLVDYSVSTQVAVDFLMKLLDNPWLFYLNGFLVAFVVPVSEELLFRGFLYNALKGFLSIKVAIVLSALCFSLFHFDVSQSITNIELISVIFLLGLVLAWVYEREKSIWASIGLHATFNFVSILSIMFEK; the protein is encoded by the coding sequence ATGTATGAAGAAGCCCTTCCCTATTTCATCTTTTCTGTCTGGGCAGTACTAGCCTTATACATTGCTATTTCTAGGGGCGGGCTTAGACGTATTTATCCCCGCGACGAAAGACCTCTCGCCGCTGTATTCGTCCCTCTAACATTAGCCGCATTTTTCCTATATATTCTTTTTCAAGGAGTGCTAATCCCTTTGATAGCAAGGTTGTTTATCTGCAAGGAAGACATCTGCATAGCTTCCAATGGTCTTCTAACAATTATTTCCGATATCGGAATCGTCGCGAGCGCACTGGCTGTCACCGCCCTATCTCTTCTTCCTCCTATCCGTCATACTATCTGGGGTGAAGGAAATTATCTTGTTAAATTTCTACGTGGTGCCCGCTGGTGGTTGTTTGTCTATCCCATTGCAGTTATCTTTAGCTCCATCATCAAACTCATCCTCCATCTTCTTGTGGACTACTCAGTCTCGACGCAAGTTGCAGTCGACTTTCTCATGAAGCTATTAGACAACCCCTGGTTATTTTATCTTAATGGATTCCTTGTAGCCTTTGTAGTGCCTGTTTCGGAAGAACTTCTTTTTAGGGGGTTCTTATACAATGCCTTAAAAGGATTCCTATCGATCAAAGTCGCCATAGTCCTTAGTGCTTTATGCTTTTCTCTTTTCCATTTTGATGTTTCACAAAGCATTACGAATATCGAACTTATCTCGGTTATATTCTTACTAGGATTAGTCCTTGCATGGGTTTATGAAAGGGAAAAATCTATCTGGGCATCCATTGGTCTGCATGCCACTTTCAATTTTGTAAGCATTCTCAGTATAATGTTTGAAAAATAA
- the mutS gene encoding DNA mismatch repair protein MutS, with the protein MNTPVPPEIKTTPMMLQWHACKEKAGTALLLFRMGEFYEAFYDDAATIARELDLTLTKRQDIPMSGVPVHTSEIYIDRLVSKGYRVALAEQLEDPKQAKGIVQRGIVRTVTPGTVITSGLLSDSTNNFIASLTQVGSFFGLAYLDVTTAEFRAIELTSPDQLFHELYRIKPSEIIASPKWIQKHAELVLEMRHSWNCAIHPYEDWHFDHQQAHDYLTQHFKVISLDGFGLKGMISAINAGGGLLHYLHESLNVPIGHITEIACYSTQHFMALDKATQRNLELTESLHDGGKRNTLLDVIDSTHTPMGARLLRYWVKHPLLSLEEIILRQNCIEFLYNQSSQLNSIGRALEGIRDLERLTMKTASGYAMPRDLTALRFTLELLPALIHSLAACGSLPQVLSQDYQTVIASPNIAPIIAESIIDEPPLRLNEGGIFRTGYNAELDELRSISHDSKTWIVNYQQQLRETTGIKTLKVGFTRMFGYYIEVSRGQAERMPSEFERRQTLVNAERFITAELKQFEQKVLSADEKSIALENQLFSNLRQHIATYSQSLQEVAKAIARIDCFQSLAAVALKHNYTKPTLDESNTLHIEAGRHPVIEAANSATAFTPNDTCLDDDKNRLMIITGPNMAGKSTYIRQVALITLLAQIGSFVPAKSAVIGIVDKIFTRIGASDDLSRGLSTFMVEMTETANILHNATNKSLVILDEIGRGTSTYDGISIAWSVAEYLLTHPQKTAKTLFATHYWELTKLEELFPGAVNLNVAIHEHEGQIHFLHKIVKGVGDKSYGIHVARLAGLPAPVVNRAYEVLAHLEQNSNQKAFISPPKVKKPVPKKTPASASDFQLTFFS; encoded by the coding sequence ATGAATACCCCAGTTCCTCCTGAGATCAAAACCACCCCTATGATGCTTCAATGGCATGCCTGCAAAGAAAAAGCCGGCACTGCATTACTGCTCTTTAGGATGGGCGAATTCTACGAAGCCTTTTATGACGATGCCGCCACTATTGCTCGCGAGCTTGACCTTACGCTGACTAAGCGTCAGGACATTCCCATGAGCGGTGTACCCGTACATACAAGTGAAATATACATCGACCGTCTCGTTTCTAAAGGGTACCGTGTAGCTCTTGCTGAACAGTTGGAAGATCCTAAGCAAGCTAAAGGCATTGTTCAAAGGGGTATCGTACGCACAGTGACTCCCGGAACGGTCATCACCTCGGGACTACTTTCTGATTCAACAAACAACTTCATCGCTTCTCTGACTCAAGTGGGGAGTTTTTTTGGTCTCGCTTATCTGGATGTAACTACAGCAGAATTCCGTGCGATCGAACTCACAAGTCCTGATCAACTTTTCCATGAGCTCTACCGCATTAAACCTTCTGAAATCATCGCCTCTCCTAAATGGATTCAAAAGCATGCCGAATTAGTTTTGGAGATGCGTCATTCATGGAACTGCGCAATACACCCTTATGAAGACTGGCATTTTGACCACCAACAAGCTCATGATTATCTTACGCAACACTTTAAAGTCATTTCATTGGATGGATTCGGCCTTAAAGGGATGATTTCCGCTATTAATGCCGGCGGCGGTCTCTTGCACTACCTGCACGAATCCTTAAATGTACCCATTGGACACATCACAGAAATAGCGTGCTATTCTACACAACACTTCATGGCATTGGACAAAGCCACTCAGCGCAACCTTGAACTCACTGAATCCCTTCACGATGGCGGCAAACGTAATACTCTTCTCGATGTCATAGACTCCACCCATACACCCATGGGTGCGCGCCTTTTACGCTATTGGGTAAAGCACCCCCTTCTTTCATTAGAAGAAATCATCCTACGACAGAACTGTATAGAATTTCTGTATAATCAATCCTCCCAGTTGAATAGTATAGGCCGCGCACTGGAAGGCATTCGAGACCTGGAACGTCTAACGATGAAAACAGCCTCCGGGTATGCAATGCCCAGGGACCTGACGGCGTTAAGATTTACTTTAGAATTACTTCCTGCTTTAATCCATTCCCTTGCCGCATGCGGAAGTCTTCCCCAAGTGCTATCTCAAGACTATCAAACCGTAATTGCATCTCCAAATATAGCTCCTATCATTGCAGAATCCATTATAGATGAACCCCCTCTTCGTCTAAATGAGGGAGGTATCTTCCGCACCGGATACAATGCTGAACTGGATGAACTGCGTTCCATCAGTCATGATAGTAAAACATGGATAGTGAACTATCAGCAGCAACTGCGCGAAACAACCGGCATTAAAACGCTCAAGGTCGGCTTCACACGTATGTTCGGCTATTACATTGAAGTCAGCCGCGGCCAGGCGGAGCGCATGCCGTCGGAATTCGAACGCCGTCAAACATTAGTGAATGCTGAAAGATTTATCACAGCCGAACTAAAACAGTTCGAACAGAAAGTATTAAGTGCTGACGAAAAAAGCATTGCTCTAGAAAACCAGCTCTTCTCAAATTTGAGACAGCATATTGCGACCTATTCACAGTCTTTGCAGGAAGTCGCCAAAGCGATAGCTCGTATAGACTGTTTCCAGTCACTCGCTGCTGTAGCCTTAAAGCATAACTATACAAAGCCCACTCTTGACGAATCGAATACCCTCCATATTGAAGCAGGCCGTCATCCTGTCATTGAAGCAGCCAACTCTGCGACGGCATTCACTCCGAATGATACGTGCCTAGACGATGATAAAAATCGTTTGATGATTATCACAGGGCCAAACATGGCAGGTAAGTCGACTTACATACGCCAAGTTGCCCTGATCACATTATTAGCCCAAATCGGCTCTTTCGTACCTGCAAAAAGTGCTGTTATCGGCATTGTCGATAAAATTTTCACCCGTATTGGTGCTAGCGATGACCTGTCACGCGGCTTGTCTACCTTTATGGTAGAGATGACTGAAACAGCTAACATCCTGCATAACGCGACAAATAAGTCCCTAGTGATTCTAGATGAAATTGGACGCGGTACAAGTACTTACGATGGCATTTCTATTGCGTGGTCTGTTGCAGAATATTTACTTACTCATCCTCAAAAAACAGCGAAAACGCTATTTGCAACCCACTATTGGGAACTTACCAAGTTGGAAGAGCTTTTTCCGGGTGCTGTCAACCTGAACGTAGCCATTCATGAGCATGAAGGTCAGATCCATTTCCTGCATAAGATTGTGAAAGGTGTGGGGGACAAAAGCTATGGCATTCATGTCGCACGTCTTGCCGGCTTACCTGCGCCTGTTGTCAACCGTGCTTATGAAGTATTGGCACATCTGGAACAGAATTCGAATCAAAAAGCATTTATCTCTCCACCCAAAGTTAAAAAACCCGTTCCCAAGAAAACGCCTGCAAGTGCTAGCGATTTTCAGCTAACATTTTTCAGCTAA